One part of the Treponema peruense genome encodes these proteins:
- the ppk1 gene encoding polyphosphate kinase 1, with the protein MEGAKYFNRELSWIEFNARVLHEATRKDLPLLERLKFLAITASNFDEFFQVRVASIKRQFKENPYKTDASGLTPAVLLKKISDRCHQITKLLYGTLTGDVLPSLAVQGISYVPPKDYTSAQKSFTESIFKHEIFPVLTPLRTDGSSFPNIGNLRLTAAFLLEPMKGVHSLKTAITADETNDIFALVQIPANIPRIVWLPGNNGTKQFAVLDDIVALYGTELFPGYRVSETMLFKIARDADFAVDEDSGPNFIQAMEEVLQKRQSSFAVRMMYTSTSRKLLEIIKSKLALTDDDVYEVNGLIDPTTLLDLLNVENAPKFLYPEWKNFYPDDLPEEGTYWNTLRQHDVLLDVPYQSYDPVVKFLRDAAKDEQVLAIKMTLYRTGSSSPVVQALKEAAQNGKQVTVFVELKARFDEKRNISWAEELEKAGVIVIYGVVNLKVHAKICLVVRRESDGMRRYAHLSTGNYNPKTAKLYQDLSIFTSNNEIATDATLFFNVISGYSALQTMHHLYMAPVSLKSKLLELIDREVKQSTAENPGHIVAKMNSLCHKEIIDALYRASQAGVKIELNIRGICTLVPGVPGLSENISVVSVVDRYLEHSRIFYFQNGGAEEIFLSSADWMERNLDRRIELMFPVTDAEVFKTVRETLVLYFQDNTHSHTLQKNGNWKPNVPEKNEQAVRVQEVLYKKYKKRDDTKKSEPKVEFEVRRND; encoded by the coding sequence ATGGAAGGTGCAAAATATTTTAACAGGGAACTCAGCTGGATTGAATTCAATGCAAGAGTACTTCACGAGGCGACACGAAAGGATCTACCGCTTCTTGAAAGGCTTAAGTTTCTTGCGATTACAGCCAGCAATTTTGACGAATTTTTTCAGGTAAGAGTTGCTTCAATTAAACGGCAGTTCAAGGAAAATCCCTACAAAACAGACGCAAGCGGACTGACGCCTGCGGTTCTTCTTAAAAAAATTTCGGACAGATGCCACCAGATTACAAAACTTCTCTACGGAACACTTACAGGTGACGTTCTGCCGTCTCTTGCAGTACAAGGAATTTCCTATGTTCCGCCAAAGGATTATACAAGCGCGCAGAAATCTTTTACCGAAAGCATTTTTAAGCACGAGATTTTCCCGGTTTTGACTCCGCTCAGAACAGACGGCTCTTCTTTCCCGAATATTGGCAATCTGCGTCTTACTGCGGCTTTTCTTCTTGAGCCGATGAAGGGCGTGCACAGTCTTAAAACTGCAATCACGGCTGACGAAACAAATGATATTTTTGCCCTCGTACAGATTCCGGCGAATATTCCGCGCATTGTGTGGCTTCCGGGCAACAACGGAACAAAACAGTTTGCTGTTCTTGACGATATTGTTGCACTTTACGGAACGGAGCTTTTCCCAGGTTACCGTGTTAGCGAAACGATGCTGTTTAAAATTGCACGCGATGCAGACTTTGCTGTAGATGAAGATTCCGGCCCGAATTTTATTCAGGCTATGGAAGAAGTCCTGCAGAAGAGACAGTCTTCTTTTGCCGTGCGCATGATGTATACTTCCACGAGCCGCAAACTTCTTGAAATTATCAAATCAAAGCTTGCCCTTACCGACGACGATGTTTATGAAGTCAACGGTTTGATTGACCCGACTACTCTTCTGGATCTTCTTAACGTAGAAAATGCGCCCAAATTCCTTTACCCGGAATGGAAGAACTTTTACCCCGACGATCTTCCCGAAGAAGGCACTTACTGGAACACGCTCAGACAGCATGACGTTCTTCTTGATGTTCCTTACCAGAGTTATGATCCTGTTGTAAAATTCCTGCGTGATGCGGCAAAGGACGAGCAGGTTCTTGCAATAAAAATGACCCTCTACAGAACAGGAAGTTCGAGTCCGGTTGTACAGGCTCTTAAAGAAGCCGCGCAGAACGGAAAGCAGGTTACCGTTTTTGTTGAACTGAAGGCACGCTTTGATGAAAAACGCAATATTTCATGGGCAGAAGAGCTGGAAAAGGCAGGCGTTATCGTAATTTACGGAGTTGTAAACCTTAAGGTTCATGCAAAGATTTGTCTTGTCGTAAGGCGTGAAAGCGACGGAATGAGACGGTACGCGCACTTGAGCACGGGCAACTATAATCCGAAGACGGCGAAACTCTACCAGGATCTTTCTATTTTTACTTCGAACAACGAAATTGCAACTGACGCAACGCTTTTCTTCAATGTAATTTCGGGATACAGCGCCCTTCAGACAATGCACCATCTTTACATGGCACCGGTGTCGCTCAAGTCAAAGCTTCTGGAACTGATTGACCGCGAAGTAAAACAGAGTACGGCAGAAAATCCCGGGCACATTGTTGCAAAAATGAACAGCCTGTGTCATAAGGAAATAATTGACGCGCTTTACAGGGCAAGTCAGGCAGGAGTCAAAATTGAACTAAATATACGCGGAATCTGCACTCTTGTTCCGGGAGTGCCGGGGCTGAGCGAAAACATAAGCGTAGTAAGCGTAGTTGACCGCTATCTTGAACACAGCAGAATCTTTTACTTTCAGAACGGCGGGGCCGAAGAAATTTTTCTCAGCAGCGCAGACTGGATGGAACGCAATCTTGACCGCCGCATAGAACTTATGTTCCCGGTTACCGATGCAGAAGTATTCAAAACCGTGCGCGAAACTTTGGTCCTTTATTTCCAGGACAATACACACAGCCACACTCTGCAGAAAAACGGCAACTGGAAACCTAATGTACCAGAAAAAAATGAACAGGCTGTGCGGGTACAGGAAGTTCTTTACAAAAAATACAAAAAGCGGGATGACACAAAAAAGTCAGAACCAAAAGTTGAATTCGAAGTAAGGCGCAATGATTAA
- the thrS gene encoding threonine--tRNA ligase, translating to MALDENLQTVRHSCAHVMAEAVLRLFPGTKIAIGPAIDNGFYYDFDFPADHKASETDFAAIEKEMRKILSSNSEFVRNEVTKEQALELFKDQPYKVELINDLPDSEKITTYTQDGFTDLCRGPHVASTKEINAQSFKITKMAGAYWRGDVNRPVLTRLYAVCFAKPNDLKDYLAKLEEAERRDHRKLGTQLDLFHIDPEDPGQIFWHPNGWSMYVTLQDYMRDKVVRDGYQEVNTPAVMPRTLWERSGHWGHYQKNMFITESEKRIFAIKPMNCPGALEIFKSRTRSYKDLPLRLAEFGHCVRNEPSGTLHGIMRVRGFVQDDAHIICTEDQIEAEVTKFCHLLLDVYKDFGFDKNLLVKLSTMPEDHVGELATWQHAESALAAACKAAGMEYEIQPGEGAFYGPKLEFTLVDALDRQWQCGTIQLDYQLPSAERLDAQYIGSDNQKHHPVMLHRAVMGSLERFLGILIENYAGAMPAWLHFEQAAVVPVSPEFNEYAQTVADTLRAAKIRANAYVDDSNMKNKIKMITSEHKTPYILVVGAKERDENAVCVRFRASSGLQQKTFELKEFRDYVLDKVATHFNGI from the coding sequence ATGGCACTTGATGAAAATTTGCAGACCGTGCGCCACAGTTGCGCGCATGTAATGGCGGAAGCCGTACTCAGGCTTTTTCCCGGAACAAAAATAGCAATTGGACCGGCCATAGACAATGGCTTTTATTACGATTTTGATTTTCCGGCGGACCATAAGGCTTCAGAAACTGATTTTGCGGCCATAGAAAAGGAAATGCGCAAAATTCTTTCTTCAAACTCTGAATTTGTTAGAAATGAAGTTACAAAAGAGCAGGCGCTTGAGCTTTTTAAGGATCAGCCTTACAAGGTTGAACTTATCAATGATCTTCCTGACTCAGAAAAAATTACTACATATACCCAGGACGGATTCACCGACTTGTGTCGCGGTCCGCACGTTGCCAGCACAAAGGAAATAAACGCCCAGTCATTCAAAATTACAAAAATGGCAGGCGCTTACTGGAGAGGAGACGTTAACCGCCCTGTTCTTACAAGACTTTATGCCGTCTGTTTTGCAAAGCCCAACGATCTTAAGGATTATCTTGCAAAACTCGAAGAAGCAGAACGCCGTGACCACCGCAAGCTCGGAACCCAGCTGGATCTCTTCCACATTGATCCTGAAGATCCGGGTCAGATTTTCTGGCACCCCAACGGATGGTCAATGTATGTAACCCTTCAGGACTACATGCGTGACAAGGTTGTACGCGACGGTTACCAGGAAGTAAATACACCTGCCGTAATGCCGCGCACTCTTTGGGAACGCTCGGGCCACTGGGGTCACTACCAGAAGAATATGTTCATTACAGAAAGCGAAAAACGCATTTTTGCCATCAAGCCAATGAACTGTCCCGGCGCCCTCGAAATCTTCAAGTCAAGAACACGTTCGTATAAAGATCTTCCTCTGCGCCTGGCAGAATTCGGACACTGTGTACGTAATGAGCCCAGCGGAACCCTGCACGGAATAATGCGTGTACGTGGTTTTGTTCAGGATGATGCACATATTATCTGTACAGAAGACCAGATTGAAGCCGAAGTTACAAAATTCTGCCACCTGCTTCTTGACGTTTACAAAGACTTCGGATTTGATAAAAATCTTCTTGTAAAGCTCAGTACAATGCCTGAAGACCACGTTGGTGAACTTGCAACCTGGCAGCATGCAGAAAGTGCACTTGCAGCCGCATGCAAAGCCGCCGGAATGGAATACGAAATTCAGCCCGGTGAAGGCGCATTCTATGGACCAAAGCTTGAATTTACCCTCGTTGATGCCCTTGACCGCCAGTGGCAGTGCGGAACAATTCAGCTGGACTACCAGCTTCCTTCTGCAGAACGCCTTGATGCACAGTACATCGGAAGCGATAACCAGAAACATCATCCGGTTATGCTTCACCGTGCAGTAATGGGTTCTTTGGAGCGCTTTCTTGGAATTCTTATAGAAAACTATGCAGGAGCAATGCCGGCCTGGCTACACTTTGAACAGGCTGCTGTAGTTCCTGTAAGTCCCGAGTTCAATGAGTATGCACAGACTGTTGCCGACACTCTCAGGGCAGCAAAAATCCGTGCAAACGCTTATGTTGATGATTCCAACATGAAGAACAAGATCAAGATGATTACCAGCGAGCACAAAACACCATATATTCTTGTTGTAGGTGCAAAAGAGCGTGATGAAAACGCCGTGTGCGTAAGATTCCGCGCCTCTTCAGGACTGCAGCAGAAGACTTTTGAACTGAAAGAATTCCGCGATTACGTTCTGGACAAAGTAGCCACTCACTTCAATGGAATATAA
- a CDS encoding peptide ABC transporter substrate-binding protein: MAVTKFFKTALLVCVTAALSSFSFAQESESEENPLYRNFVIIDIPHTYDLNPHTAAYVSEAQIFTALYEGLFSYHPVTLEPIPAICESYKISRDKKRWTFTLRKDAKFSDGIAITAQTFRDSWIKLLSEHGAPFASMLDCITGAKEFRMGTGTAEDVRIEVRDDFTLVVRLDEPAAHLPKLLCHHAFAAVSPDKDAFSGAFAISSYTPGNLVLAKNENYHSAGEVKIPGITIIQSDDTAENSYLFNTGRADWISGNAESAQIINPNSIHVSAEFGTTYLFFKIKNSPWDKPEFRNALLEAIPYDKLRAKASVKATTLVYPLSGYPEVKGIDDYDPVDAAELMKDARAKYGIEAGEKIPLIFAITPDDYVKEWAELLKAAWEPLGVELTVQTTSFERYNPSIATWNADLFTYSWIGDFADPLAFLELFRGDSTLNVANYKNPDYDALLSKSATAEDSTEQYKYLSRAEQLLLDDGMLIPVLHAVSVQYIDLNSVGGWQTNALDLHPLKYIYLKQAQTRLPNLVRK, translated from the coding sequence ATGGCTGTTACGAAATTTTTCAAAACCGCACTTTTGGTGTGTGTCACCGCTGCACTTTCTTCATTTTCATTTGCACAGGAGTCTGAATCTGAAGAAAACCCGCTTTACAGGAATTTTGTAATCATTGATATTCCGCACACTTACGATTTGAACCCGCATACAGCAGCCTATGTTTCTGAAGCACAGATTTTTACAGCACTTTACGAAGGACTTTTTTCTTACCATCCTGTAACGCTTGAGCCCATTCCCGCAATATGTGAGTCATACAAAATTTCGCGTGACAAAAAAAGATGGACTTTTACACTGCGCAAGGATGCAAAATTTAGCGACGGTATTGCCATAACCGCACAGACTTTCAGGGACTCGTGGATTAAACTTCTTTCAGAACATGGAGCCCCGTTCGCGTCTATGCTGGACTGCATTACGGGCGCAAAAGAATTCCGCATGGGAACAGGCACTGCAGAAGATGTGCGCATTGAAGTTAGGGATGACTTTACTCTTGTAGTGCGCCTTGACGAACCGGCAGCCCATCTTCCCAAACTTCTGTGTCACCACGCATTTGCTGCCGTAAGTCCAGACAAAGATGCATTCAGCGGTGCCTTTGCAATTTCTTCATACACGCCGGGAAATCTTGTTCTTGCAAAAAATGAAAACTACCATTCCGCCGGGGAAGTAAAAATTCCGGGAATTACAATTATCCAGAGCGATGACACGGCAGAAAACAGTTATCTTTTTAACACAGGACGCGCCGACTGGATTTCGGGAAACGCAGAAAGTGCTCAGATAATAAATCCGAATTCAATTCACGTATCTGCAGAATTCGGGACGACATATCTTTTCTTTAAAATAAAAAATTCACCATGGGACAAACCTGAATTCAGGAATGCACTTCTGGAAGCAATTCCGTATGACAAACTCAGGGCAAAGGCTTCTGTAAAAGCAACAACACTTGTCTACCCGCTTTCGGGCTATCCTGAAGTTAAAGGAATAGATGACTACGATCCTGTAGATGCAGCCGAGCTTATGAAAGATGCACGTGCAAAATACGGAATTGAGGCCGGTGAAAAAATACCGCTTATTTTTGCGATTACGCCCGATGACTATGTAAAAGAATGGGCCGAACTTCTTAAAGCTGCTTGGGAACCGCTCGGAGTGGAACTTACCGTGCAGACCACGTCTTTTGAACGCTACAATCCTTCTATTGCAACATGGAACGCAGATTTGTTTACTTATTCGTGGATTGGTGACTTTGCAGACCCGCTTGCCTTTCTGGAACTTTTCAGGGGAGACTCGACGCTTAACGTTGCAAATTATAAAAACCCTGACTATGACGCTCTTTTAAGTAAATCTGCCACTGCCGAAGACAGCACTGAACAATACAAATATCTTTCACGCGCGGAACAGCTTCTACTCGATGACGGAATGCTCATTCCTGTTTTACATGCAGTGAGTGTCCAGTACATTGATTTGAATTCCGTTGGCGGCTGGCAGACAAATGCCCTGGATCTTCACCCGCTCAAATACATCTACTTGAAGCAGGCCCAGACCAGACTACCCAATCTTGTAAGAAAATAA
- a CDS encoding mechanosensitive ion channel family protein — protein MEEETINSATEAVKAVGEGVTEQARNLLHLDEFSRYLTWGNLAKVVANLITIVLMYIVYRIIKKLVFRQTSSKFEVHTSMLINKIISYVFYVIIGMYILSLFGINFKAVWGAAGVAGLAIGFAAQTSVSNFISGMFVLSERAMKIGDFISVGGVSGTVDSVGLLSVKIHTPDNQMIRIPNSVVINSNLMNYSHFGIRRFLFEIPISYETDLAHALEVIAKVPEYCPTVLKDPAPSVFYDGFGDAVNLKLAVWFDGADLIQTKNDVYINVVKLCNENNVQIPYTRYDIKIVDDKSGTPAPVAKAAEKVTAKTTDKTESKTTRKTTARAAAKKSTKA, from the coding sequence ATGGAAGAAGAAACAATCAATTCGGCAACAGAGGCTGTAAAGGCGGTGGGGGAGGGCGTCACTGAACAGGCACGCAATCTTCTGCATCTGGACGAATTTTCCAGGTATCTGACATGGGGAAATCTTGCGAAGGTTGTAGCAAACCTTATAACCATTGTACTTATGTACATTGTTTACAGAATTATCAAAAAGCTAGTGTTCCGCCAGACTTCATCAAAGTTTGAAGTACACACTTCAATGCTTATCAACAAGATTATCAGTTATGTTTTCTACGTGATAATTGGAATGTACATTTTAAGCCTCTTCGGAATAAATTTTAAAGCAGTATGGGGAGCAGCCGGTGTTGCAGGACTTGCAATTGGTTTTGCAGCACAGACAAGTGTAAGCAATTTCATAAGTGGAATGTTCGTACTCAGCGAGCGTGCAATGAAGATAGGCGACTTTATTTCTGTAGGTGGCGTAAGCGGAACAGTCGACTCTGTAGGCCTTCTGAGTGTAAAGATTCATACTCCAGACAACCAGATGATCCGCATTCCGAACAGCGTAGTGATTAACAGCAATCTTATGAATTACAGCCACTTTGGAATAAGGCGCTTTCTTTTTGAGATTCCAATCAGTTATGAAACAGATCTTGCCCACGCACTTGAAGTAATTGCAAAAGTTCCGGAATACTGTCCTACAGTTTTAAAAGACCCGGCACCTTCTGTTTTCTACGACGGATTCGGCGATGCTGTAAATTTAAAACTTGCAGTCTGGTTTGACGGTGCAGATCTTATTCAGACAAAGAACGATGTTTACATTAATGTAGTAAAACTCTGTAATGAAAACAATGTGCAAATTCCGTACACACGCTACGACATAAAGATTGTTGATGACAAAAGCGGAACTCCGGCTCCGGTAGCAAAAGCAGCAGAAAAAGTAACTGCAAAAACAACTGACAAAACTGAATCAAAGACAACAAGAAAAACAACAGCACGTGCGGCTGCAAAAAAGAGTACAAAAGCATAA
- a CDS encoding P1 family peptidase: MHRIEFTQIGGFKVGNAQNYDAMTGVTALVFDGPNVAGIDISGGGPAARESFLFSPLANPQSITALLLSGGSAYGLAASAGAMAYLEEHNMGYHLGDIVVPIVPQSCIFDLGIGSSSVRPDFDMGYKACADSVNNRAVSGNIGGGTGASVGKLYGMSRSQKAGIGYYAVQLGELKMGAVVIVNALGDIFDYRNGTKVAGLLTADRKEFASLEEELYCAQKKITAGTNTTIGAVITNGDFTQQQMCKIAAMTRSALGRSINPVGTSGDGDTIYAVSTGNVKSNPDLAGTLACRVLSEAILDAVKSAKMEESEYLSKIRK, from the coding sequence ATGCACAGAATTGAATTTACACAAATCGGCGGTTTCAAAGTAGGAAACGCGCAGAATTACGACGCGATGACAGGAGTAACAGCCCTTGTTTTTGACGGCCCGAATGTAGCCGGAATAGATATAAGCGGCGGCGGTCCTGCAGCGCGCGAGTCTTTTCTGTTCAGTCCGCTGGCAAATCCGCAGTCAATAACGGCACTTCTGCTTTCGGGAGGTTCTGCATACGGTCTTGCAGCGTCGGCCGGAGCAATGGCATATCTCGAAGAACACAATATGGGCTATCACTTGGGTGATATAGTTGTGCCGATAGTTCCGCAGTCATGCATTTTTGACCTTGGAATAGGAAGTTCTTCGGTAAGACCAGATTTTGATATGGGTTATAAAGCTTGTGCCGATTCAGTAAACAACCGCGCGGTTTCTGGAAATATCGGCGGCGGAACAGGAGCTTCTGTAGGCAAACTGTACGGAATGTCACGCTCACAGAAAGCAGGAATCGGTTATTACGCTGTTCAGCTTGGTGAATTGAAAATGGGTGCTGTGGTCATAGTAAATGCGCTGGGAGATATTTTTGACTACAGGAATGGAACAAAAGTCGCAGGACTTCTTACTGCCGACAGAAAAGAATTTGCAAGTCTTGAAGAAGAGTTGTATTGTGCCCAGAAAAAAATTACAGCCGGAACAAATACAACAATCGGTGCTGTAATTACAAACGGCGATTTTACCCAGCAGCAGATGTGCAAAATTGCGGCAATGACACGTTCTGCTTTGGGAAGAAGCATTAATCCTGTCGGAACAAGCGGTGACGGTGATACAATTTATGCTGTCTCGACCGGTAACGTAAAATCAAATCCTGACCTGGCCGGAACTTTGGCATGCCGAGTCCTCTCAGAAGCAATTCTCGATGCAGTAAAATCTGCCAAAATGGAAGAAAGCGAATATCTATCCAAGATAAGAAAATAG
- the coaBC gene encoding bifunctional phosphopantothenoylcysteine decarboxylase/phosphopantothenate--cysteine ligase CoaBC → MLKGKTVILGVTASIAAYKAASLASMLVKAGADVRVIMTPNAVNIINPITFETLTGHKCLVDTFDRNFEFKVSHVSLAKAASVFIVAPASADTIAKLANGLADDMLTTTFLAAACPKIICPAMNTAMFDNPITQDNLEKCRRFGMKVVLPAEGMLACGDVGRGKMPECEFLFAQIEHEIGYEKDFAGKRILVTAGPTREKLDPVRFVSNRSTGKMGYAVAKAAADRGAEVTLVSGPVALEPPPFVKIIHVESAAQMFEVVRTEFSGADIVIKAAAVADYRPTDVYEQKMKKTDGNLSIQLERTDDILAYLGANKKRGQFLCGFSMETENLIQNSRSKLERKNLDMIAANCLKTAGAGFGTETNVITLITKDSTTELPLMSKTEAAHRILDEIKNAQN, encoded by the coding sequence ATGCTTAAAGGAAAAACAGTAATTCTTGGTGTAACGGCAAGTATCGCTGCGTATAAGGCCGCGTCTCTTGCGAGTATGCTGGTCAAAGCCGGCGCAGATGTACGCGTTATAATGACACCCAATGCCGTAAACATAATTAATCCAATAACTTTTGAGACCCTTACGGGACACAAATGTCTTGTAGATACCTTTGACCGCAACTTTGAGTTCAAGGTTTCCCACGTTTCTCTTGCAAAGGCTGCATCTGTTTTCATAGTAGCTCCGGCCAGTGCAGATACAATAGCAAAACTTGCGAACGGGCTCGCCGATGACATGCTTACAACAACATTTCTTGCGGCGGCCTGTCCCAAAATAATATGTCCTGCAATGAATACGGCAATGTTTGACAATCCCATAACGCAGGATAATCTGGAAAAATGCCGCCGCTTCGGGATGAAGGTTGTGCTTCCGGCAGAGGGAATGCTCGCCTGCGGTGATGTTGGCCGCGGAAAGATGCCGGAATGTGAATTCCTGTTTGCGCAGATAGAACACGAAATCGGTTACGAAAAAGATTTTGCGGGAAAGCGCATTCTTGTTACTGCAGGACCAACGCGTGAAAAACTGGATCCCGTGCGTTTTGTAAGCAACCGCTCTACGGGAAAAATGGGTTATGCCGTTGCAAAAGCCGCCGCCGACCGTGGGGCAGAAGTAACGCTTGTTTCGGGACCTGTTGCGCTGGAACCGCCGCCGTTTGTAAAAATCATTCATGTTGAATCAGCCGCCCAAATGTTTGAAGTCGTGCGCACTGAATTCAGCGGGGCAGATATTGTAATAAAAGCAGCTGCAGTTGCAGATTACAGACCGACAGATGTTTACGAACAGAAAATGAAAAAAACAGACGGCAATCTTTCCATTCAGCTTGAACGTACAGATGACATTCTGGCATATCTTGGCGCAAACAAAAAAAGAGGGCAGTTTTTATGTGGCTTTTCGATGGAAACAGAAAATCTTATACAGAATTCCCGTTCCAAACTGGAGCGCAAAAATCTGGACATGATTGCCGCCAATTGTCTTAAAACAGCCGGTGCCGGTTTCGGAACAGAAACAAATGTAATAACGCTCATTACAAAAGATTCAACTACGGAACTTCCACTTATGAGCAAAACAGAAGCAGCCCACAGAATACTGGATGAAATAAAAAATGCACAGAATTGA
- the nth gene encoding endonuclease III: protein MSKIKLLTESQITQVFERFRLNNPEPKTELIAPNPYCLLVSVVLSAQATDKSVNVACAPLYEKVRTPEQMLELGEEKLISYIKSIGLYRAKARHVMGLSKRLVQDFNSTLPSTREELESLPGVGRKTANVILNVVFKQPTMPVDTHLLRICPKIGLAEGNNPLQVEKSLLERIPSRYMEHAHHWLILHGRYVCTARNPKCEECIISDLCAHNF from the coding sequence ATGAGCAAAATAAAACTGCTTACCGAAAGTCAGATAACGCAGGTGTTCGAAAGATTCAGATTGAACAATCCCGAACCCAAAACGGAACTTATTGCTCCGAATCCGTATTGTCTTCTGGTAAGCGTCGTGCTCAGTGCGCAGGCAACAGATAAATCGGTTAATGTTGCCTGTGCGCCGCTTTACGAAAAAGTCCGTACACCTGAACAGATGCTTGAACTCGGCGAAGAAAAACTTATTTCCTATATAAAATCAATCGGATTGTACAGGGCAAAAGCACGGCATGTTATGGGACTCAGCAAACGGCTTGTGCAGGACTTCAATTCAACTCTTCCTTCTACGCGCGAAGAACTTGAATCTTTACCGGGCGTTGGCCGAAAAACCGCAAATGTTATACTCAATGTAGTTTTCAAACAGCCAACAATGCCGGTAGATACACACCTTTTGCGAATTTGCCCCAAAATTGGTCTTGCAGAAGGAAACAATCCCCTTCAGGTAGAAAAATCTCTTTTGGAAAGAATACCTTCACGCTACATGGAACACGCGCATCACTGGCTTATCCTTCACGGACGCTATGTATGTACCGCAAGAAATCCAAAGTGCGAAGAATGTATTATAAGTGATTTATGCGCTCACAATTTTTAA